One region of Yersinia bercovieri ATCC 43970 genomic DNA includes:
- the tssJ gene encoding type VI secretion system lipoprotein TssJ: MLLSSCTFSSPDGPPIYCLVFDADRQVNTGVQRHPLPIKIRTLLLRSDAEFMDADFFSLQNDAPNALGNSLLSSDQFFLTPGQRGKKLQGQIAQDARYIGVIAEYQILNAKVWRLSLPLSTMPTIDTDQECQSSSDGRGTYIVAGIEGLKTINTNE, translated from the coding sequence ATGCTACTGAGCAGTTGTACGTTTTCGTCCCCGGACGGCCCGCCTATCTACTGTTTGGTATTCGATGCCGATCGTCAGGTTAATACGGGAGTACAGCGACATCCCTTACCGATAAAGATACGCACACTGCTACTTCGTTCTGATGCAGAGTTTATGGATGCTGATTTCTTTAGCTTGCAAAACGATGCCCCGAACGCTCTTGGTAATAGCCTGCTGAGCAGCGATCAGTTCTTTCTGACGCCAGGGCAGAGAGGAAAAAAGCTACAGGGACAAATAGCACAAGATGCCCGTTACATCGGCGTTATTGCCGAATACCAAATCCTGAATGCTAAGGTTTGGCGCCTTTCCCTGCCGTTATCTACGATGCCCACAATAGATACCGACCAAGAGTGTCAATCTTCGTCAGATGGGCGGGGCACATATATCGTTGCGGGTATTGAGGGCTTGAAAACCATCAACACAAATGAATAG